The Gadus morhua chromosome 16, gadMor3.0, whole genome shotgun sequence DNA window CCTCATGAATATATCTTTACCTGCCTAATAAAATGTCCCTTTGAGGCTCATGCTTATGTTTAATCCAGCCTTATTTGGATTTGATTGGATGTTGGCTCTGTGATTGTGTCCAGTTCATGAATATTAAACAATCCTCTGACTTAAAAGGTCCAAGCAAAACCTTGTTCtaaaatataactttttttttgcaataatTAAGGTGATGGACCAAAATGTAGTTACTGCTTCAATTAGTTGTGTGCTTGTTCATTATTTATATCAGATTACTTGTACAGTTATGATCTGTTTAAGATTGTATGCTCTACGATAAGTATTGATATGTGATGCAATAGATTGATTTTGGCTTTGTGATTTACTTTTAACATTCATAGATTGTCATTGAATCAATTGAGTCAAGGGAAAAAATGAACTTGCATAATGGCTCAATTCAAATAACAGAATTTGTTATCGGAGGCTTTGAAAAGGTTGAAAGACAAATGGAAATAGGTTTTGTGATGTTAGTTGTTTATCTTTTAATAATTGTAGCTAATACACTCAACATAGTCTTTATCATTTTAGACAAGAAACTACACAAACCAATGTATCTTCTGATTTGCAATTTGGCTGTTGTTGATATACTGATTAGTTCAAGTTCATGCCCAACTATGATTGGTGTATTATTGGCTGGTGCGAATACGATTTCCTATGCGGCATGTTTGATTCAAATGTTCAGCTTTCAGGTAGCTGAAGCGATGGAGATGTTTGCTTTAGCTGTTATGGCTTTAGATCGCTTGATTGCCATCTCTTTTCCACTAAGGTATCATAGCATACTAACAAATGCTCGTACCATAGCCATAACATATTTCCTTTGGGTCGCTGCCTGTGCCTTTGTCACTCTTATGCCTGTGCTTTTGATACCAATTCCTTACTGTTTTAACCGGTTACGGTACTCTTTCTGTGATTACCCCGCCATTATCCGAACCTCTTGTCATGAtcctaaacatttttttaatttggccACCATCGTATggtactttttattatttttcacctTTGGTTTCATTTGCATATCTTACGCGTGTATTATATCCGTTGTTTTGAGGTCGTCTAAGAATGAGAGTAGAAAGGTGCTCGGTACATGTTTGAGTCATCTGATTGTGGTGGTGTGTTACTATTTGCCATTGTTTATGCGTATTGTTTTCACCAGAATCGGCCTGGTATTGACGCTGGAGGAACAACAAGGTTTAACGATCGGGGCCATTCTTGGGCCATCTCTTGTAAATCCCTTTGTGTACTGTTTAAGAACTAAAGAAATCAAAAATAAGTTGTTTGGTATATTCAAAAAAGTGAAACCCATTTAGAGGGAATATATATTTCAATCAGAGGTGGGGAACTCGAGTTACATGACTTTGCAAATTGGAGAATTTGAGACTTGCTTCACAGAATGTCAAATATCAGTTAGATTCAGTTATGTTTTCCTAATGTTGAAAATAAAATTCCACCTTTCATGAGCACTGCCTTTTAACTGATTTAAATGTGGAAGGTAGATCATCAGAATTTCATATGACCTGCCTTGTTGgacctggggccgtattcacaaagcattttatcttactgCTAgaagtgctcctaactcgcgctaaaacattttacgtaggagttttttcttaaaagttattcacaaagccgctgagacctactcttactaaggataaatcacaaagagtgaactaagagtgacgcgccgttgctatagattacgtcaattctcgtgcacgagtttagaagcggtcagttcggtgattggttgttcagacgagcccactgaatcaccgaaaaaccaggaaatagcctaggctagaaatgaattcctattaagtagttatagtgcagttagcagaatacacgcatgatgacaattttgtgcagaccacgataatgacgttgtagcctgcacgttcaatagagagagagaaagcaaacaataaaaatacgttgCATTAAATCACGGAGACAATTAAAACACCCTGCAAACTATTATTTAATTAGCATATTTCCTTTAAATAACAGCCCATACCGGAATTCAAGTCCCCCTATCATGATGGATGATCAACAAGTGAAACGTAAGCGAAAGGCCAATTGGTCCCAGGACCAATTGTTACTACTTGCCCAGTTTGTGCTGGAGCGGAGGGGGGTAAAAAAGGGTAGATTCGGGGCTGGAGTGACCAGCAAGAAGAAGCGGGAGGCATGGGAAGAAATTTGCGTTAATATAAATGCTTCCTTCCctgctgtggctgtgtgtcgcTCTACCGACGATTGTGAAAAACGCTGGTATGCCCTGCAATCACAGTGTAGGTTCGAGATTGCCGAGCATAAAAGAGCTGTCGCGGCTACAGGTAAGTCCATTATTAACATTGCTTGCCttcatttgagaaatgcatttgCATGTCTTAAATTTACAATTAACAAAGGCTACAGTGATATGAAACGTGAATAAAACTGATTTAATTTGTAGGAGGAGGACCTGCACCAAAGCCGTTGTCCCCGGTCGCATTGGTGGTGTACGCCGTCCTAGGCTCGGACATTAGTATAACTGGCCTTGAGGGTGCAGCTGATCCTGCAGTCGATTTGCTGAAGGAGATTGAGGGGTATGTATGCAATGATTGCAATAGGCTCCATGAAAAACCTTTCTGTTTAATATTTACAGTAGAATTACAATGTGCAACTGATCAACCCACTTCCCAAAAATGTGTGAcaaattatacatatatattcccCACAGGAGAAATGAAGAACTAAgtcctgctgcagctgcagcatCCCATCAGACggcccttcctcttctccccctcctagcCCTTCCTCTGccagctcttcctcttccagctcctctcacagctcttcctctccctgctcttcctcttccaactCTCCCTCTTGGTGCACCCActggctctcctctccctcctgctgctgctggtaccTGTTCACTGTTGGACAAGAAATTGAGGCTGGAAATGAGGGTCTTAAAAAGGCAAAGAAAGGTCCTCAAAGCAAAGGAGCGGCTTATAAAAATGAAGACGGAATATTACCGTCTTAAGATGGAAACATttaaaaattgaaaaaataaatgtttttgaactacacaaatgtgtgttgactgatttgtgccaaggtgtttacctaaaatgtgtattcacaaagtgatccctaaatgccagtccactcggttccacacggccaaattcctcGTCATGTTggtcgccatcatcatcatcgtcctcttcatcgtcatcatcttctggctgtggaatgttcctccgcttgcaaaGG harbors:
- the LOC115561087 gene encoding olfactory receptor 2AT4-like translates to MNLHNGSIQITEFVIGGFEKVERQMEIGFVMLVVYLLIIVANTLNIVFIILDKKLHKPMYLLICNLAVVDILISSSSCPTMIGVLLAGANTISYAACLIQMFSFQVAEAMEMFALAVMALDRLIAISFPLRYHSILTNARTIAITYFLWVAACAFVTLMPVLLIPIPYCFNRLRYSFCDYPAIIRTSCHDPKHFFNLATIVWYFLLFFTFGFICISYACIISVVLRSSKNESRKVLGTCLSHLIVVVCYYLPLFMRIVFTRIGLVLTLEEQQGLTIGAILGPSLVNPFVYCLRTKEIKNKLFGIFKKVKPI